One window of Paenibacillus sp. FSL K6-3182 genomic DNA carries:
- a CDS encoding RtcB family protein: MKINNSNNIPVRFFINDKIKLEKNALAELDQLLTVNESVETLKQHTSGYFTNENAKIEEVAITPDFHKGSGIPIGTTIFTKGFVIPQAVGNDINCGMRLYTTSLKENDIRSNLKQIESDIRHIFFEGGRHIPMTRVQREAIFKEGLMGILETQKSIKCNGLWEFYDAKQQEDDLLKVNRFGSFITDKVDGLDSYLGSDDLSYDSQIGSIGGGNHFVEIQKVVNIRNHALAKEWNIKAGQIVVMIHTGSVSIGHHAGLNIKEMLKEIYPASLKHPSNGIYVLPHSEQYEYQWNRYWNLLHNAANFAFANRLFLGLMLQKSLSKSIKDFEYKLLYDAPHNFVWEETIEGSEGFIHRKGSCTAKSAEQMANTPFQFTGEPVFIPGSMGAKSYILAGLGNRESLFSASHGAGRSLSRGDSVKVDDALFREFISKFNIVTPIDPNRNDIKSRQDILKKWEEELKKEAPYAYKDINAIIESHEEHGMAQIVAEVEPILTIKG, encoded by the coding sequence TTGAAAATTAACAATAGCAATAATATCCCTGTCCGTTTTTTCATAAACGACAAAATTAAGCTTGAAAAAAATGCTTTAGCAGAACTTGATCAACTCCTCACCGTCAATGAATCTGTAGAAACCCTGAAACAGCACACTAGCGGTTATTTTACGAACGAAAATGCAAAAATAGAAGAGGTAGCGATCACTCCCGATTTCCACAAAGGCAGCGGCATTCCGATTGGTACAACCATCTTCACCAAAGGATTTGTCATCCCTCAAGCTGTAGGCAATGACATTAATTGTGGCATGCGGTTATACACGACATCGCTGAAGGAAAATGATATCCGGTCAAATCTTAAACAAATCGAATCCGATATTCGTCATATTTTCTTTGAAGGCGGACGTCATATACCAATGACAAGGGTGCAGCGTGAAGCTATTTTCAAAGAAGGATTAATGGGTATTCTCGAGACACAGAAATCGATTAAGTGCAATGGTTTGTGGGAATTTTATGATGCTAAGCAGCAAGAGGACGACCTTTTAAAGGTAAATCGATTTGGTTCATTTATTACGGATAAAGTAGATGGACTGGATAGTTATTTAGGAAGCGATGATCTGTCCTATGATAGTCAGATTGGATCGATCGGCGGCGGCAATCATTTTGTAGAAATTCAGAAAGTAGTGAATATACGCAATCATGCTTTGGCAAAGGAATGGAATATCAAAGCTGGCCAAATCGTCGTTATGATTCATACAGGCTCTGTATCTATAGGGCATCACGCAGGTCTAAACATCAAAGAAATGCTGAAAGAAATTTACCCTGCCTCTCTTAAGCATCCAAGCAATGGGATCTATGTCCTGCCTCATTCCGAACAATATGAATATCAATGGAATCGTTATTGGAACCTCCTTCATAACGCAGCAAACTTCGCTTTTGCGAATCGCTTATTTCTGGGGCTTATGCTTCAAAAGTCATTGTCCAAAAGCATAAAGGATTTTGAGTATAAATTGCTCTACGATGCCCCTCACAACTTCGTATGGGAAGAAACGATTGAGGGCAGCGAAGGTTTTATCCATCGCAAAGGCTCTTGCACAGCAAAGTCAGCTGAACAAATGGCCAACACCCCTTTTCAATTTACGGGTGAGCCGGTCTTTATACCTGGATCCATGGGAGCGAAAAGCTACATTCTTGCAGGACTTGGCAATCGTGAGAGCTTATTCAGCGCTAGTCATGGTGCTGGTCGAAGCCTTTCAAGAGGAGATTCAGTAAAAGTAGATGATGCTTTGTTTCGCGAATTTATTTCCAAGTTTAATATTGTTACACCTATTGATCCGAACCGTAACGATATTAAATCCAGACAGGATATACTCAAGAAATGGGAAGAAGAATTAAAGAAAGAGGCTCCGTACGCTTACAAGGATATCAATGCCATCATCGAATCACATGAAGAACACGGCATGGCACAAATTGTTGCAGAAGTTGAACCTATTTTAACGATAAAAGGGTAA
- a CDS encoding spore germination protein, protein MELPASKRVDSNKAAQEKRLNLSLDDNIQYVKNMLGDSSDIVIREIQIGAGEKFKAGIFYTDGLTDLQSVQKFIIESLMPSIPNAELDPNVSSPDKIFQVVKDQILTVGAIKDVTEFGSLATALLSGDVILLLDGCAQGFIIGMRGWKDRAVTESTTETVIRGPKEGFTECIRTNTALIRRKIKDPNLWLTTTSIGRVTKTDVSIMYIKGIANDKIVEEVHRRLDRIDIDGILESGYIEELIQEKTYTPFPTLYHSERPDVIAAELLEGKVAILVDGTPIVLVVPALFISFIQAAEDYYTRADISTLIRMLRFLSIFISLLGPSLYIAITTFHQEMLPTQLLIGLAAQREGVPFTAFIEAVMMEVTFEILREAGLRMPKAIAQAVSIVGTLVIGTAAVEAGIISAAMVIVVALTGIASFVLPAFDMSMTFRMLRFPLMILAASFGLFGIIIGIFALVLHLCSLRSFGVPYLSPFAPFNLEEQKDTIFRFPRWAMLTRPRLINKNNIIREQSSHSEPTRDNAGG, encoded by the coding sequence ATGGAGCTTCCAGCAAGCAAGCGAGTAGATTCCAACAAAGCTGCCCAAGAAAAAAGGTTGAACTTAAGCCTTGATGATAATATCCAATATGTAAAAAATATGCTAGGTGATAGCAGCGATATTGTGATCAGAGAAATTCAGATTGGAGCAGGAGAGAAATTTAAAGCCGGGATATTTTATACAGATGGATTAACGGATCTGCAATCTGTGCAGAAATTCATCATCGAATCGCTTATGCCAAGCATCCCTAATGCGGAGCTTGACCCAAACGTATCTAGCCCAGATAAGATCTTTCAAGTTGTGAAGGATCAAATTCTAACGGTCGGAGCTATAAAGGATGTTACGGAATTTGGTTCTTTGGCAACCGCCTTGTTGTCTGGAGATGTCATTCTTTTATTGGACGGTTGCGCCCAAGGGTTCATCATCGGCATGAGAGGCTGGAAAGACCGTGCAGTCACGGAATCCACGACAGAGACCGTTATTCGGGGACCGAAAGAAGGCTTTACAGAATGTATTCGAACCAATACGGCGTTAATCCGCCGCAAAATAAAAGATCCTAATTTATGGCTCACAACAACGTCAATTGGGAGAGTGACAAAAACCGATGTATCGATCATGTATATCAAAGGAATTGCAAATGACAAGATAGTAGAAGAAGTGCATCGTCGTCTCGATCGGATCGATATTGATGGCATATTGGAGAGCGGCTACATTGAGGAATTAATTCAGGAAAAAACCTATACTCCATTTCCTACGTTGTATCATTCGGAACGTCCGGACGTCATAGCAGCTGAGCTTTTGGAAGGGAAAGTAGCCATTTTGGTTGACGGAACGCCGATTGTATTGGTCGTCCCAGCATTATTTATCTCGTTTATACAGGCTGCTGAGGATTATTATACGCGCGCGGACATCAGCACACTTATTCGTATGCTTCGTTTTCTTAGTATATTTATTTCTCTGTTAGGTCCGTCGCTTTATATTGCTATTACTACATTTCATCAGGAAATGTTACCCACGCAGCTATTGATCGGTTTGGCTGCTCAACGAGAAGGGGTACCTTTTACAGCGTTCATCGAGGCCGTCATGATGGAGGTAACATTTGAAATTTTACGGGAAGCTGGCTTAAGAATGCCAAAAGCGATTGCACAGGCCGTCTCCATTGTAGGAACATTAGTCATTGGAACAGCGGCTGTTGAGGCGGGTATTATATCTGCTGCCATGGTAATCGTCGTTGCACTAACGGGAATTGCCAGCTTTGTGCTTCCGGCCTTCGACATGTCCATGACCTTTAGAATGCTTCGTTTTCCTTTGATGATACTTGCTGCTTCTTTTGGGTTGTTTGGGATAATCATAGGGATTTTTGCACTCGTACTTCACTTGTGCAGTTTGCGTTCATTCGGTGTTCCCTATTTGAGTCCGTTTGCACCATTTAATCTTGAGGAGCAAAAGGATACCATTTTCCGATTCCCCCGCTGGGCAATGCTAACGAGGCCTAGATTGATCAATAAAAACAACATCATTCGCGAACAAAGCAGTCATTCTGAACCGACGCGTGATAATGCAGGTGGATAA
- a CDS encoding Ger(x)C family spore germination protein, which translates to MKRKRCLLCLIVISLIFVTGCWKGRELNELAIAVALGIDKVGNQYKVSVQVVEPTEVAGKKGGDKTPVTTYQITANTIFEAVRKMTTINPRKIYPSHLRIVVLGESLAKEGIGQALDLLSRDEEIRTDFFIVVSKHTTAENTLKVLTKLETIPAVSLFSTLQTSEKQWAPTTTVTLDQLITTLVSEGRDPVLTGLVILGDEQIGQEKRNMEKVLTPTTLQYSGLAVFKKDKLVGWLNETESKAYNYISDEIKSTVGYVTCPQGGKITFEVIRSKTKVKGSVKDGQPQIDIEIRIEINIGEVQCSIDLLETKNIAEVERLANSKVEGFIDATVKKVQKKYKVDIFGFGDVIHRSNPKEWRKLKKNWDHTFETMPVNVKVNHKIRHLGTVSNSFLEEMKKEE; encoded by the coding sequence ATGAAGCGTAAAAGATGTTTACTCTGTTTAATTGTCATCTCGCTTATATTCGTCACAGGTTGTTGGAAAGGCCGTGAGTTGAATGAGCTGGCAATCGCGGTAGCTTTGGGAATTGACAAGGTCGGAAATCAATATAAGGTTTCTGTTCAGGTCGTCGAGCCGACTGAAGTTGCAGGGAAGAAGGGCGGTGACAAGACACCCGTCACGACGTATCAAATCACGGCTAATACCATTTTCGAAGCGGTACGCAAAATGACCACTATAAACCCTCGTAAAATTTATCCTTCCCATTTGCGAATTGTGGTTCTTGGCGAATCCTTAGCTAAGGAAGGAATTGGTCAGGCGTTAGATCTCTTGTCAAGAGATGAAGAAATTCGTACTGATTTCTTTATCGTTGTATCAAAGCATACGACTGCCGAGAATACGCTAAAAGTATTAACAAAGCTGGAAACGATTCCTGCGGTCAGTCTGTTCTCTACCCTTCAGACTTCAGAGAAGCAATGGGCTCCAACAACAACGGTTACATTGGATCAGCTTATTACTACACTCGTTAGCGAAGGAAGAGACCCTGTATTAACAGGTCTTGTTATTTTGGGGGACGAGCAAATAGGGCAAGAAAAGAGAAATATGGAGAAGGTTCTGACCCCAACTACATTGCAATATTCGGGACTAGCGGTATTTAAGAAGGATAAGTTGGTTGGTTGGCTAAATGAAACTGAAAGCAAAGCATACAACTATATTAGCGATGAAATTAAAAGCACAGTGGGTTATGTTACTTGTCCACAAGGCGGCAAAATTACGTTCGAGGTCATTCGGTCTAAGACGAAGGTCAAGGGCAGCGTAAAGGATGGACAACCTCAGATCGATATCGAAATACGAATAGAAATTAATATTGGGGAAGTTCAATGCTCCATAGATTTGTTGGAGACGAAAAATATTGCTGAAGTAGAAAGGCTAGCAAACAGCAAAGTCGAAGGTTTCATTGACGCGACAGTAAAAAAAGTGCAGAAAAAATACAAAGTCGATATTTTTGGATTTGGGGATGTTATACATCGTTCGAATCCTAAAGAATGGAGAAAGCTCAAAAAAAATTGGGATCACACTTTTGAGACAATGCCAGTAAACGTGAAGGTAAATCATAAAATTCGACATTTAGGTACGGTGTCTAATTCCTTTCTGGAAGAGATGAAGAAAGAGGAGTGA
- a CDS encoding cytochrome ubiquinol oxidase subunit I yields the protein MLLNGYDPVVFSRILTSLTLGFHIIYATIGVGIPLMIALAEWIGIKRNDFHYLLLARRWARGYVITVAVGVVTGTAIGLQLSLLWPSFMKVAGQSISLPLFLETFAFFFEAIFLGIYLYTWDRFKSRMTHFWLLIPVVIGSSASAFFITIVNAFMNYPVGFTLVNGEIADVNPIAAMLSPAMPTKVAHVLSSAYLTCAFILAAITAWSLLKGKNHIYYKKALKLTMVCAFVFMISTALIGDLSGKYLAKYQPEKLAATEWHFETMGKAPLILGGILTEDNEVKYGLKIPFGLSILAHSNPFAEVTGLNEFPEDEHPPLWIHYLFDIKMAYAAFMVLVSLLFIIEMVRKKGNTYRRWLLCAVVIAAPVAILTIEHGWIFSEVGRQPWILRGIMRTAEGATTSDHVDLMLLLFALLYLVLGISSVRVLIKMFRNNHAEDEIAAYEKEAHDPL from the coding sequence ATGCTGCTTAACGGCTATGATCCCGTTGTATTCAGTCGTATACTAACCTCTCTCACCCTTGGCTTCCACATCATCTATGCCACGATAGGTGTCGGCATCCCGCTGATGATAGCACTAGCCGAATGGATCGGCATTAAACGGAATGACTTTCATTACCTGTTGCTTGCAAGGCGCTGGGCTCGCGGCTATGTAATCACCGTTGCAGTCGGCGTCGTGACAGGAACAGCAATTGGACTGCAGCTAAGTCTGCTATGGCCAAGCTTTATGAAAGTTGCTGGACAATCTATCTCCCTGCCTCTTTTTCTTGAAACCTTTGCATTCTTTTTTGAAGCCATCTTTCTCGGTATTTACCTCTACACTTGGGATCGCTTTAAAAGTAGGATGACGCATTTTTGGCTGTTGATTCCCGTCGTTATTGGTTCATCAGCTTCAGCTTTCTTCATTACGATCGTGAATGCATTTATGAATTATCCGGTTGGATTTACTTTAGTTAATGGTGAAATCGCGGACGTTAATCCTATCGCAGCAATGCTTAGCCCGGCCATGCCGACTAAAGTAGCACATGTGCTCTCTTCAGCTTACTTAACCTGTGCTTTCATACTCGCAGCCATTACGGCTTGGTCGCTGCTTAAAGGAAAAAACCATATTTACTATAAGAAAGCTTTAAAGCTCACAATGGTTTGTGCCTTTGTTTTTATGATTTCTACAGCGCTTATCGGCGATTTGTCGGGAAAATATCTTGCAAAATATCAACCCGAGAAGCTGGCTGCAACGGAATGGCATTTTGAAACGATGGGCAAAGCGCCGCTTATACTCGGGGGTATCCTTACCGAAGACAATGAAGTGAAATACGGACTTAAAATCCCGTTTGGACTAAGCATTCTCGCTCACAGCAATCCGTTTGCTGAGGTCACTGGATTAAATGAATTTCCTGAGGATGAGCATCCGCCTCTATGGATTCATTACCTCTTTGACATTAAGATGGCTTATGCAGCCTTTATGGTGCTGGTCTCCCTTCTATTTATTATTGAAATGGTTCGAAAAAAAGGGAATACATACCGCCGCTGGCTTCTATGCGCCGTTGTTATTGCTGCCCCTGTAGCGATACTCACCATTGAGCATGGTTGGATTTTCTCAGAGGTTGGCCGGCAGCCGTGGATCTTAAGAGGCATTATGCGTACAGCGGAAGGTGCAACGACATCCGATCATGTCGATTTGATGCTTTTGCTATTTGCTCTGCTTTATCTTGTGCTTGGCATTTCTTCTGTAAGAGTTCTAATAAAAATGTTCCGAAATAATCACGCTGAAGATGAAATAGCTGCCTACGAGAAGGAGGCTCATGATCCATTATGA
- a CDS encoding endospore germination permease, with translation MVRDIKINVRQFTVLVILYSVGTAVLIIPSTLAEIVKQDAWIAAALGVGLGMLLVLLYNAVGNIYPEKTLVEKNEKLLGRWLGKAVSITFVFFAFITAADLLYYMADFITTQIMADTPAQAIHILFACVVIMGVRLGLENLARTAEFFFPWFVLLFIILVIFISPQIDYHNIQPVFDNGIKPMIRSTLIFTSIFSLSPVILLMIFPVSVNQPKKAQKAFLIGTFIGGVILIIIIALAVLVLGPDTTGRHMYPSFALAKKINTGNFIRIEAIMAGLWFVTIFFRTSLYFYAAVIGLAQTLNLKDYRSLTLPLGMIMVVFSLILHPNVLHGSDFNKGAWIPYVSTYGLILPLILLGVHAFRKQFQKN, from the coding sequence ATGGTAAGAGACATCAAAATAAATGTGCGTCAATTTACTGTGTTAGTCATATTGTATTCCGTTGGTACTGCTGTCTTGATTATTCCATCAACATTAGCTGAAATCGTCAAACAAGACGCTTGGATCGCAGCTGCTCTCGGCGTGGGATTAGGGATGTTACTCGTATTATTGTACAATGCCGTAGGCAATATTTATCCAGAAAAGACCCTAGTTGAAAAAAATGAGAAGCTTCTCGGACGCTGGCTGGGCAAGGCCGTTTCTATTACTTTTGTTTTTTTTGCATTCATCACAGCAGCAGATCTTTTGTATTATATGGCGGATTTTATAACAACACAGATCATGGCCGACACACCAGCCCAAGCTATTCATATTCTTTTTGCTTGCGTAGTCATCATGGGAGTTCGACTTGGTCTTGAAAATCTTGCTCGGACAGCGGAGTTTTTTTTCCCTTGGTTTGTTTTATTATTTATCATTTTAGTCATTTTCATTTCGCCGCAAATCGACTATCACAACATTCAACCCGTATTTGATAATGGAATAAAACCGATGATTCGTTCTACCTTAATCTTCACAAGTATTTTCTCTCTATCCCCTGTTATTTTATTAATGATTTTCCCTGTTTCAGTGAATCAACCTAAAAAAGCTCAAAAAGCTTTTTTGATAGGAACATTTATAGGGGGAGTTATTTTAATTATTATTATCGCTTTGGCTGTTCTAGTTCTCGGTCCGGATACAACAGGAAGACATATGTATCCAAGTTTTGCGCTAGCTAAAAAAATAAACACAGGAAATTTTATACGTATTGAAGCCATAATGGCTGGCTTATGGTTTGTCACGATTTTTTTTAGAACATCACTGTATTTTTACGCTGCTGTAATCGGTCTTGCACAAACCTTGAATTTAAAAGACTACCGCTCACTTACGTTACCTTTAGGGATGATCATGGTCGTATTTTCCCTCATTTTACATCCTAACGTCCTTCATGGAAGTGATTTCAACAAAGGAGCATGGATACCTTATGTCTCGACATACGGACTCATTCTTCCTTTGATTTTATTAGGGGTTCATGCGTTTCGAAAACAGTTTCAAAAAAACTAA
- a CDS encoding glycosyltransferase family 2 protein, with protein MEIFFWTVAAALMLQLLFVLWNLSQMPSLGGSGIGRVWLSGGAESIQADAPHAHGITPRPRLSVLIPARNEADNIAACIQSVLLEPSIFIEVLVLDDRSTDGTAEAARLAAAGDSRVRVLPGDVLPFEWLGKSHACHQLAEAAYGEWWLFLDADARLEPGALADALDTALAQDQGLVTGFPKQETGTWLEKLIVPMMSFSIACHLPIRLVRQSPDPKFVAAHGAFMMISAESYWATGGHAGFKGHLVDDMQLAGAVKKAGLPVTLAYVCPQISMRMYQNAAGVWNGYKKNIFAGVGRSSLLLGIMLFIYTLLYILPPIMMIISLAGLIMHAYPEGWLTTVLLPSSLCYLLGVCLKRIIDRKSGQPWYLSLCLPASIFLLSAIALASWRASLNGTGYEWKGRRYS; from the coding sequence GTGGAAATCTTTTTTTGGACGGTAGCTGCAGCCCTGATGCTGCAGCTATTATTTGTGTTATGGAACCTCTCGCAAATGCCTTCGTTGGGAGGCAGCGGTATAGGACGAGTTTGGCTGTCAGGAGGAGCTGAGTCCATTCAAGCTGATGCTCCACATGCTCACGGAATTACACCTAGACCACGGCTGTCTGTTCTTATCCCGGCGCGTAATGAAGCGGATAACATTGCAGCATGTATACAATCGGTGCTGCTGGAGCCTTCCATATTTATTGAGGTGCTGGTGCTGGATGATCGTTCTACAGACGGAACAGCAGAAGCTGCGCGGCTCGCTGCAGCAGGCGACAGCCGTGTTCGCGTTTTGCCCGGTGATGTGCTGCCGTTCGAGTGGCTGGGCAAGTCGCACGCATGTCATCAGCTCGCCGAAGCGGCGTACGGCGAATGGTGGTTATTCCTCGACGCGGATGCGCGGCTTGAGCCGGGTGCGCTCGCGGATGCGCTTGACACCGCGTTAGCGCAAGATCAAGGGCTCGTGACCGGTTTCCCTAAGCAGGAAACTGGAACATGGCTGGAGAAGCTTATCGTCCCGATGATGAGCTTCTCGATTGCCTGCCATCTGCCGATACGACTCGTTCGGCAATCGCCAGATCCAAAATTCGTCGCCGCACACGGTGCTTTTATGATGATTTCAGCAGAAAGCTACTGGGCGACAGGCGGCCATGCTGGCTTCAAAGGTCATCTCGTCGATGATATGCAGCTGGCTGGTGCAGTCAAAAAAGCCGGGCTCCCCGTCACTTTAGCCTACGTTTGTCCCCAAATTTCCATGCGTATGTATCAGAACGCTGCAGGGGTTTGGAACGGCTATAAGAAAAATATATTTGCAGGTGTAGGTCGCAGCAGCTTATTGCTTGGGATTATGTTGTTTATATACACCTTGCTTTATATACTGCCTCCGATAATGATGATCATTAGTTTAGCTGGGCTTATCATGCATGCATATCCGGAAGGATGGCTTACAACTGTTTTATTGCCAAGCTCGCTCTGCTATCTACTAGGCGTTTGTCTGAAGAGAATCATTGATAGGAAAAGTGGACAGCCCTGGTACTTATCCCTATGTTTACCTGCAAGTATATTTCTGCTGTCAGCGATTGCGTTGGCCTCGTGGCGGGCGAGCTTAAATGGCACTGGTTATGAATGGAAGGGGAGGAGGTATTCGTGA
- a CDS encoding cytochrome d ubiquinol oxidase subunit II — MSYEVIGITVLWTFLFGYLIIASIDFGAGFFSYYSSITGTRHLIHSIIDRYLSPVWEVTNVFLVFFFVGFIGFFPDTAYYYGTALLIPGSIAIVLLAIRGAYYAFNHYGSRSRKIYTLMYGASGLLIPAALSTVLTISEGGYIKVTDDGKVVFLVNELFRSSYSWSVVLLALVSVLYISAMFLSFYAHKAGDAPAFKIVRTYALVWSLPTILSSLLVFFAIHDHNREHYEKMLDRSWMFALSFLFFLLAVYLVWKRQRLGLSFIFVILQFAFAFYGYGSAHLPYILYPYLTIHDNFTNDSMAIALIIAFVLGLLLLIPSLYLLMRLFLFNTKYVKGK; from the coding sequence ATGAGTTATGAAGTCATTGGTATTACCGTGCTTTGGACTTTTCTGTTTGGCTACCTCATTATCGCTTCTATTGATTTTGGCGCCGGTTTTTTCAGCTATTACAGCTCTATTACTGGAACGAGGCATCTGATCCATTCCATCATTGATCGGTATTTGTCCCCAGTATGGGAGGTCACGAATGTTTTTCTCGTTTTCTTTTTTGTCGGGTTTATCGGATTTTTTCCGGATACCGCCTATTATTATGGTACTGCCTTGCTTATACCGGGAAGCATTGCCATCGTGCTGCTAGCCATTCGCGGGGCTTATTATGCTTTTAATCATTACGGCTCACGAAGCCGGAAAATCTATACACTCATGTACGGGGCTAGCGGCTTGCTTATTCCAGCTGCCTTATCAACAGTACTAACGATCTCAGAAGGAGGATACATCAAGGTTACAGATGACGGAAAAGTAGTATTTCTCGTTAACGAACTGTTTAGAAGCAGCTATTCCTGGTCCGTTGTTCTGCTCGCCCTTGTAAGCGTGCTGTACATATCGGCTATGTTCTTAAGCTTCTATGCCCATAAAGCGGGTGATGCTCCTGCATTTAAGATCGTTCGAACATACGCGCTCGTATGGAGCTTGCCGACAATACTTAGCAGCCTACTTGTTTTCTTCGCCATCCATGACCATAATCGTGAGCACTATGAGAAAATGCTGGACAGATCATGGATGTTCGCTTTATCCTTTCTCTTTTTTTTGTTAGCCGTTTACTTGGTATGGAAGCGCCAGCGACTTGGATTATCGTTTATCTTCGTCATTTTGCAGTTTGCTTTCGCGTTTTATGGATACGGTTCAGCTCATCTGCCTTACATTCTGTATCCCTATTTGACCATACACGATAATTTCACCAATGACTCGATGGCTATAGCGCTAATCATAGCATTTGTACTCGGCTTGCTGCTTTTGATCCCTTCACTATACTTGCTGATGCGTCTGTTTTTATTTAACACAAAATACGTCAAAGGCAAATAA
- the crtI gene encoding phytoene desaturase family protein, producing MKRVIVIGGGLGGLSAAIRLAYAGYHITVLEQQAALGGKLQRIELGGYRFDRGPSTITMLHVFQQVFESVGRRMDDYVTFYPLNPGTRNYFADGTTVDLCSDFVLMEAQIAAYSPEDAKQYRSFMKEAAALYQQADQLFMNRLLLSWKDKADVRLLAGLLRIRPWLTLERLLRRYFRHPNTLALFGRYATYVGSAPRTAPSIFAMLAHLELQLGIYGVRGGTYQIVEAFGRLAKELGVTIHTSESVQQITSVNGRITGVVTSKADYKADIIIANGDVLAICKNLLEESKRPSMSNAKISSYEPSLSGFVSLIGSKKTYSQLLHHTVFFPEHYGSEFDDIFQQRRAPQNPAIYICHSGYSEDGMAPAGGSNLFILTNAPYTSPLLNWEQEAESYQKSILTKLEAYGLSGLIDDSEFSAVYTPDQMQKQTSAYRGAIYGISSNTARQTFARPSNQADLKGLWFVGGTTHPGGGTPMVTLSGQLVAEAILSS from the coding sequence GTGAAGCGAGTCATTGTCATTGGCGGAGGTTTAGGCGGATTATCTGCAGCGATTCGATTGGCATATGCGGGTTATCACATCACTGTGCTTGAACAACAGGCAGCACTCGGCGGAAAGCTTCAGCGCATTGAGCTTGGCGGTTATCGCTTCGATCGTGGACCAAGCACGATTACGATGCTTCATGTATTTCAGCAGGTATTCGAGAGCGTTGGTCGAAGAATGGACGACTACGTTACTTTTTATCCGCTGAACCCGGGTACGAGAAATTATTTTGCAGACGGAACGACAGTTGATTTATGCTCTGATTTCGTTCTAATGGAAGCGCAAATTGCTGCATATAGTCCAGAGGATGCGAAGCAGTATCGCTCATTCATGAAAGAGGCTGCTGCGTTATATCAACAAGCTGATCAGCTATTCATGAATCGGCTGCTGCTGTCATGGAAGGATAAAGCAGACGTAAGGCTGCTTGCGGGTTTGCTGCGGATTCGTCCATGGCTGACATTGGAACGGCTGCTTCGCCGTTACTTTAGGCATCCGAATACACTTGCACTCTTTGGACGGTATGCGACCTATGTTGGATCGGCGCCTCGGACGGCTCCGTCTATCTTTGCAATGCTTGCTCATTTGGAGCTGCAGTTAGGTATTTATGGAGTGAGAGGCGGCACCTACCAGATTGTGGAGGCATTCGGCCGTCTTGCAAAGGAGCTAGGTGTAACGATTCATACGTCCGAGAGTGTTCAACAGATTACATCAGTAAACGGTCGCATCACAGGTGTTGTTACGAGCAAGGCGGACTATAAAGCTGATATCATCATCGCAAATGGTGATGTGCTGGCTATTTGCAAAAACCTGCTGGAAGAATCAAAGCGACCAAGCATGAGCAATGCCAAAATCTCATCGTATGAGCCATCGTTATCAGGTTTTGTTTCCCTCATTGGCAGTAAGAAGACCTACAGCCAGCTGCTGCATCATACTGTGTTTTTCCCAGAACACTATGGCAGTGAGTTTGACGACATCTTCCAGCAAAGAAGAGCACCTCAGAACCCTGCAATTTACATTTGCCATTCAGGTTACTCAGAGGATGGGATGGCCCCTGCTGGAGGCAGCAACCTGTTTATCCTGACTAACGCTCCATACACTTCTCCGCTGTTGAACTGGGAGCAAGAAGCCGAATCGTATCAGAAAAGCATTTTAACGAAACTTGAAGCATATGGCTTGTCTGGTTTAATTGATGATTCAGAGTTTTCAGCAGTCTACACTCCTGACCAAATGCAAAAGCAGACATCGGCATACCGCGGAGCTATATATGGCATTTCCTCCAATACAGCACGGCAAACCTTTGCAAGGCCCTCCAATCAAGCCGATCTAAAGGGTTTATGGTTTGTCGGAGGTACGACGCATCCAGGCGGGGGAACACCGATGGTAACCCTATCGGGGCAGCTTGTAGCAGAGGCTATACTTTCATCGTGA